In a single window of the Campylobacter iguaniorum genome:
- a CDS encoding nucleotide exchange factor GrpE has protein sequence MQENEIVEDVAKEQEDELQNELTTLKESLIRATADFENIKKRLEREKIEALKFANEGFARDLLPVIDALEIASNLQSDDDEIAAKIKDGINLTIEQFKKCFEKYGIKEINTNGEFNPEVHNAINYVETPDVESGKIAMVYQKGYLYNDRVLRAAMVVIAK, from the coding sequence ATGCAAGAAAATGAAATAGTAGAGGACGTGGCAAAAGAGCAAGAAGATGAGCTTCAAAATGAGCTAACTACTTTAAAAGAGAGTTTGATTAGAGCGACTGCTGATTTTGAAAATATCAAAAAACGTTTAGAGCGTGAAAAAATAGAGGCGCTCAAATTTGCAAACGAAGGCTTTGCTAGAGATTTGCTCCCAGTAATCGATGCTTTAGAAATCGCTTCAAATTTGCAAAGCGATGATGACGAGATCGCAGCAAAGATAAAAGACGGGATAAATTTGACAATAGAACAGTTTAAAAAGTGCTTTGAAAAATACGGAATCAAGGAGATAAACACAAACGGAGAATTTAATCCAGAAGTTCATAACGCTATTAATTACGTAGAAACGCCAGATGTAGAAAGCGGCAAAATTGCCATGGTCTACCAAAAAGGATATCTATATAATGATAGAGTTTTACGTGCCGCAATGGTCGTAATCGCGAAGTAA
- a CDS encoding HrcA family transcriptional regulator has protein sequence MKVDKRDLILESIIQAYLEANEPIGSSELGTRMSISIPASTIRVYFKKLSDEGAITQLHISGGRIPTANTMRMYWQDRLKFDGDLRINNAEFLNYLVYEFGLYCMIFGAGKLVLSEILNVSDRFLILVFGDENIVLKFNPKVEKFLRNLIGMSLEELDRVSIQVGLSELRAKIKELKRYRIYFQENEKVAFEMFSDERIKSVLDPSFEHYFRSNLAFSPVFDAGYMGFKTDILYKGKSAVMICAGSVYSDYEKFINSIKEAA, from the coding sequence GTGAAAGTTGATAAAAGAGATCTGATATTAGAATCAATCATACAAGCTTACTTAGAAGCAAATGAACCAATTGGCTCAAGTGAGCTTGGAACTCGTATGAGCATTAGTATTCCAGCATCAACTATCAGAGTTTATTTTAAAAAGCTTAGTGATGAGGGCGCCATAACCCAGCTCCACATAAGTGGCGGTAGAATCCCTACTGCAAATACCATGAGAATGTACTGGCAAGATAGACTTAAATTTGACGGAGATTTGCGTATTAATAATGCTGAGTTTTTGAATTATTTAGTTTATGAATTTGGTCTTTATTGTATGATTTTTGGTGCAGGGAAACTAGTTTTGAGTGAAATTCTAAACGTCTCAGATAGATTTTTGATACTTGTTTTTGGCGATGAGAATATAGTTTTAAAATTCAATCCAAAAGTTGAAAAGTTTTTAAGAAATTTAATTGGAATGAGTCTTGAAGAGCTTGATAGAGTTTCTATCCAAGTCGGTCTTAGCGAGCTTAGAGCTAAGATAAAAGAGCTTAAAAGATATAGAATTTATTTTCAAGAAAATGAAAAAGTAGCCTTTGAGATGTTTAGCGATGAGCGTATCAAAAGCGTTTTGGATCCATCTTTTGAGCATTATTTTAGATCAAATTTAGCCTTTTCTCCTGTGTTTGATGCTGGATATATGGGCTTTAAAACTGATATTTTGTATAAAGGCAAAAGTGCAGTGATGATCTGTGCTGGTAGCGTTTATAGTGATTATGAAAAATTTATAAATAGCATAAAGGAGGCAGCGTGA
- a CDS encoding helix-turn-helix domain-containing protein — protein sequence MAEISDIFNILHNAVESKNLGKKISQSQMADKLGVPMRTYQDWKLGITKPQAALAVCKMLCQLDEDEVLYTLKKLKKALGE from the coding sequence ATGGCAGAAATAAGCGATATTTTTAATATATTACATAACGCTGTTGAAAGTAAAAATTTAGGTAAAAAGATATCTCAATCTCAAATGGCAGATAAACTTGGAGTTCCGATGAGGACGTATCAAGACTGGAAGCTTGGAATCACAAAACCACAAGCTGCATTAGCAGTTTGCAAGATGCTTTGCCAACTAGACGAGGACGAGGTGCTTTACACGCTTAAAAAATTAAAAAAGGCACTAGGAGAATGA